In one Brienomyrus brachyistius isolate T26 chromosome 5, BBRACH_0.4, whole genome shotgun sequence genomic region, the following are encoded:
- the LOC125742930 gene encoding rho GTPase-activating protein 27-like isoform X6, whose protein sequence is MPDHNLVSKKPSWDCIDGVIQQANAESSEIAVYVNIEALRKNIHQSPPAPAVLPHQSLDSEGWEVHTDQESGQEYYYNPVTRQTTWENPFAPHTDPEFYLEDLPPPSPTYSPPSADFIDSNWEKIFDESSGCHYFYNHVTKETSWDPPEELPPPSMEPLDTQTFRQDGPPPLPEEDYLDSPQETGLVLTFPKECHFTRNVIPRASLDPGTPPGWTQSVDPDGLLVFTSDITQEQWIKSVDDRGQTYYYLRDGSKSQWNLPELSMTSQLRMGNGVNQEGASVFKNWRHTVDPSQFSSSHDDLQKFLPTHKRNVSDHDSDASSSGNSSEQQHHPYRFRHRRNPSVQSYELQQHNILEKAGILNKTKVSENGKKLRKNWTPSWTVLHGGILTFHKDPKSVPAGSSNKINQIAPEFTVELRGATISRASRDKSSKKNVLELKTRTGAEFLMQYDTESTISDWHRAIAETIQQLELHSYEEEDGDSLRKSVNKPGALVTDPEQKKVRTKLLKFLQKRPTLQSVKEKGYIKDNVFGCPLVTLCAQERTTIPRFVEKCINAVEKRGLDIDGLYRVSGNLAVIQKLRHKADHDELDLEDGQWEDVHVITGALKLFFRELPEPLFPYSYFNNFIAAIKISDYNEKVAYMSQLVKSLPAPNHDTMELLFSHLRRVIEYGEANRMSVQNVAIVFGPTLLKPETESANITMYMVFQNQIVELILNEYNSIF, encoded by the exons ATGCCAGACCACAATTTGGTTAGCAAAAAACCTTCATGGGACTGCATCGATGGTGTCATCCAACAG GCTAATGCTGAGAGCTCAGAGATTGCAGTTTACGTCAACATAGAGGCACTCCGGAAGAACATCCACCAATCACCCCCCGCACCTGCCGTGCTTCCACACCAGTCCCTGGACTCCGAGGGATGGGAGGTACACACTGACCAGGAGAGCGGACAAGAATATTATTACAACCCTGTAACTAGACAGACCACCTGGGAAAATCCCTTTGCCCCTCACACGGACCCTGAGTTCTACCTAGAGGATCTTCCCCCACCCTCGCCGACCTACTCCCCTCCCTCAGCTGATTTTATAGACTCCAACTGGGAGAAGATATTTGATGAGAGCAGCGGTTGCCACTATTTCTACAACCACGTGACTAAGGAGACGTCTTGGGATCCCCCAGAAGAGCTTCCTCCTCCTTCCATGGAACCACTGGATACGCAAACGTTCAGGCAGGATGGGCCC CCCCCACTACCTGAGGAGGATTATCTTGACAGTCCCCAGGAGACCGGGCTGGTGTTGACCTTTCCTAAAGAATGTCATTTCACCCGAAATGTCATCCCACGAGCCAGCTTGGACCCTGGCACTCCTCCGGGCTGGACGCAGTCTGTGGACCCAGATGGCCTGCTGGTCTTCACCAGCGATATCACGCAGGAACAG TGGATCAAGTCTGTGGATGACAGGGGTCAGACCTACTACTACCTAAGGGATGGATCCAAATCTCAATGGAACTTGCCGGAG CTTTCTATGACCAGCCAGCTCAGGATGGGGAATGGCGTGAATCAGGAGGGTGCGTCAGTGTTCAAGAACTGGAGGCACACAGTGGACCCGTCCCAGTTCAGCTCATCACATGACGACTTG CAGAAGTTCCTCCCGACTCACAAGAGGAACGTCTCTGATCATGACAGCGATGCATCCAGTTCAGGAAATTCCTCTGAGCAGCAGCATCAT CCGTACAGGTTCAGGCATCGGAGGAATCCCTCCGTTCAGAGCTACGAGCTTCAGCAGCACAAT atTTTAGAAAAGGCTGGAATTCTCAACAAAACCAAGGTCTCTGAGAATGGGAAAAAGTTAAG GAAAAACTGGACTCCGTCTTGGACTGTACTTCATGGGGGAATTCTGACTTTTCACAAAGACCCTAAATCTGTCCCAGCAGGATCCTCG AACAAGATAAATCAAATAGCCCCTGAGTTCACCGTGGAGCTACGAGGGGCGACGATATCCAGGGCTTCGAGAGACAAGTCCAGCAAGAAAAATGTCCTGGAG CTGAAGACGCGGACGGGGGCTGAGTTTCTGATGCAGTATGACACCGAAAGCACCATCAGCGACTGGCATAGGGCAATTGCAGAAACAATTCAACAGCTG GAGTTGCACTCCTATGAAGAAGAGGACGGGGATAGCTTGAGAAAGTCTG TCAACAAGCCAGGTGCTCTGGTCACAGATCCAGAGCAGAAGAAAGTGCGAACAAAACTCCTCAAATTCTTGCAGAAACGACCCACACTGCAGTCCGTCAAGGAGAAGGGTTATATCAAAG ATAATGTATTTGGATGCCCTTTGGTGACGCTGTGTGCCCAGGAGAGAACCACTATCCCCAGATTTGTAGAAAAGTGCATTAATGCAGTGGAAAAAAGAG GTTTGGACATTGATGGACTTTATCGAGTTAGCGGGAACCTCGCCGTCATTCAGAAGCTGCGACACAAGGCAGATCACG ACGAACTAGACCTGGAGGATGGGCAGTGGGAGGACGTTCATGTCATCACTGGTGCTCTGAAGCTCTTCTTCCGAGAGCTGCCTGAGCCTCTCTTCCCTTACAGTTATTTTAACAACTTCATCGCAGCCATCA AAATTTCTGATTACAACGAGAAGGTAGCCTACATGTCTCAGCTAGTGAAATCTCTCCCTGCACCCAACCATGATACAATGGAGCTTCTCTTTAGCCATTTACGCAG AGTTATTGAATACGGGGAGGCGAACCGCATGTCAGTTCAGAACGTGGCCATCGTCTTCGGACCCACGCTGCTGAAACCTGAGACGGAATCTGCCAATATCACGATGTACATGGTATTCCAGAACCAGATTGTGGAACTTATCTTGAACGAGTACAACAGCATCTTTTAA
- the LOC125742930 gene encoding rho GTPase-activating protein 27-like isoform X5: MSSTSSQELVLVEYEYEYTARDGMVVSIRPNERYILLGKTNNHWWQVCKDKNTKPFYVPAQYVKEIPSSLPSPLDSILFAGRVTQEQKNMHADVLQWKLNDVTMRVQPSADSGGKPEIRMSTFGIPQDIHDLARSLKDPRLNERRASIPSKDSLQHTKRHSITLDVLPGSQPAADDCYSLPSKPRVPSFNPADPVVRLIQANLANPTVSKDAEQTESPAEDSQQSDLWQKTENVYESIMDTTDAELKTPKQPEKDPPAAPTPVSDPVSIPALIPVPAPVSALLHVPGPASAQANAESSEIAVYVNIEALRKNIHQSPPAPAVLPHQSLDSEGWEVHTDQESGQEYYYNPVTRQTTWENPFAPHTDPEFYLEDLPPPSPTYSPPSADFIDSNWEKIFDESSGCHYFYNHVTKETSWDPPEELPPPSMEPLDTQTFRQDGPPPLPEEDYLDSPQETGLVLTFPKECHFTRNVIPRASLDPGTPPGWTQSVDPDGLLVFTSDITQEQWIKSVDDRGQTYYYLRDGSKSQWNLPELSMTSQLRMGNGVNQEGASVFKNWRHTVDPSQFSSSHDDLILEKAGILNKTKVSENGKKLRKNWTPSWTVLHGGILTFHKDPKSVPAGSSNKINQIAPEFTVELRGATISRASRDKSSKKNVLELKTRTGAEFLMQYDTESTISDWHRAIAETIQQLELHSYEEEDGDSLRKSVNKPGALVTDPEQKKVRTKLLKFLQKRPTLQSVKEKGYIKDNVFGCPLVTLCAQERTTIPRFVEKCINAVEKRGLDIDGLYRVSGNLAVIQKLRHKADHDELDLEDGQWEDVHVITGALKLFFRELPEPLFPYSYFNNFIAAIKISDYNEKVAYMSQLVKSLPAPNHDTMELLFSHLRRVIEYGEANRMSVQNVAIVFGPTLLKPETESANITMYMVFQNQIVELILNEYNSIF, encoded by the exons ATGTCCAGTACATCCAGCCAGGAACTGGTGCTGGTGGAATATGAGTATGAATACACGGCCAGAGATGGCATGGTAGTGTCCATCAGGCCAAACGAGCGATACATCTTACTTGGCAAAACCAACAACCACTGGTGGCAGGTTTGCAAGGACAAGAACACCAAACCCTTCTATGTCCCAGCCCAGTATGTCAAGGAGATCCCATCCAGCCTTCCATCACCACTGGACAGTATCCTCTTTGCTGGCCGGGTAACCCAGGAGCAAAAGAATATGCATGCGGATGTGCTTCAGTGGAAGCTTAATGATGTCACCATGCGAGTACAACCGTCTGCAGACTCCGGCGGGAAACCCGAGATACGCATGTCAACGTTCGGCATCCCCCAAGACATCCATGACTTAGCACGCAGTCTTAAAGACCCCAGGCTAAATGAGAGAAGAGCCTCAATCCCCTCTAAAGACAGTTTGCAGCATACGAAGAGGCATAGTATCACCCTGGATGTTTTACCTGGGTCCCAGCCGGCGGCAGATGACTGTTACAGTCTTCCCTCAAAGCCCCGGGTGCCCAGTTTCAACCCAGCAGACCCCGTTGTAAGACTCATACAGGCAAATCTGGCAAATCCAACCGTTAGTAAAGACGCTGAGCAGACAGAATCACCAGCAGAGGACAGCCAACAGTCTGACTTATGGCAGAAGACTGAGAATGTTTATGAATCAATAATGGACACTACGGACGCTGAATTAAAGACCCCAAAGCAGCCTGAAAAGGACCCCCCTGCAGCTCCCACTCCAGTGTCTGATCCAGTTTCCATTCCAGCTTTGATTCCAGTTCCTGCTCCCGTTTCAGCTCTCTTACACGTTCCAGGCCCTGCTTCTGCACAG GCTAATGCTGAGAGCTCAGAGATTGCAGTTTACGTCAACATAGAGGCACTCCGGAAGAACATCCACCAATCACCCCCCGCACCTGCCGTGCTTCCACACCAGTCCCTGGACTCCGAGGGATGGGAGGTACACACTGACCAGGAGAGCGGACAAGAATATTATTACAACCCTGTAACTAGACAGACCACCTGGGAAAATCCCTTTGCCCCTCACACGGACCCTGAGTTCTACCTAGAGGATCTTCCCCCACCCTCGCCGACCTACTCCCCTCCCTCAGCTGATTTTATAGACTCCAACTGGGAGAAGATATTTGATGAGAGCAGCGGTTGCCACTATTTCTACAACCACGTGACTAAGGAGACGTCTTGGGATCCCCCAGAAGAGCTTCCTCCTCCTTCCATGGAACCACTGGATACGCAAACGTTCAGGCAGGATGGGCCC CCCCCACTACCTGAGGAGGATTATCTTGACAGTCCCCAGGAGACCGGGCTGGTGTTGACCTTTCCTAAAGAATGTCATTTCACCCGAAATGTCATCCCACGAGCCAGCTTGGACCCTGGCACTCCTCCGGGCTGGACGCAGTCTGTGGACCCAGATGGCCTGCTGGTCTTCACCAGCGATATCACGCAGGAACAG TGGATCAAGTCTGTGGATGACAGGGGTCAGACCTACTACTACCTAAGGGATGGATCCAAATCTCAATGGAACTTGCCGGAG CTTTCTATGACCAGCCAGCTCAGGATGGGGAATGGCGTGAATCAGGAGGGTGCGTCAGTGTTCAAGAACTGGAGGCACACAGTGGACCCGTCCCAGTTCAGCTCATCACATGACGACTTG atTTTAGAAAAGGCTGGAATTCTCAACAAAACCAAGGTCTCTGAGAATGGGAAAAAGTTAAG GAAAAACTGGACTCCGTCTTGGACTGTACTTCATGGGGGAATTCTGACTTTTCACAAAGACCCTAAATCTGTCCCAGCAGGATCCTCG AACAAGATAAATCAAATAGCCCCTGAGTTCACCGTGGAGCTACGAGGGGCGACGATATCCAGGGCTTCGAGAGACAAGTCCAGCAAGAAAAATGTCCTGGAG CTGAAGACGCGGACGGGGGCTGAGTTTCTGATGCAGTATGACACCGAAAGCACCATCAGCGACTGGCATAGGGCAATTGCAGAAACAATTCAACAGCTG GAGTTGCACTCCTATGAAGAAGAGGACGGGGATAGCTTGAGAAAGTCTG TCAACAAGCCAGGTGCTCTGGTCACAGATCCAGAGCAGAAGAAAGTGCGAACAAAACTCCTCAAATTCTTGCAGAAACGACCCACACTGCAGTCCGTCAAGGAGAAGGGTTATATCAAAG ATAATGTATTTGGATGCCCTTTGGTGACGCTGTGTGCCCAGGAGAGAACCACTATCCCCAGATTTGTAGAAAAGTGCATTAATGCAGTGGAAAAAAGAG GTTTGGACATTGATGGACTTTATCGAGTTAGCGGGAACCTCGCCGTCATTCAGAAGCTGCGACACAAGGCAGATCACG ACGAACTAGACCTGGAGGATGGGCAGTGGGAGGACGTTCATGTCATCACTGGTGCTCTGAAGCTCTTCTTCCGAGAGCTGCCTGAGCCTCTCTTCCCTTACAGTTATTTTAACAACTTCATCGCAGCCATCA AAATTTCTGATTACAACGAGAAGGTAGCCTACATGTCTCAGCTAGTGAAATCTCTCCCTGCACCCAACCATGATACAATGGAGCTTCTCTTTAGCCATTTACGCAG AGTTATTGAATACGGGGAGGCGAACCGCATGTCAGTTCAGAACGTGGCCATCGTCTTCGGACCCACGCTGCTGAAACCTGAGACGGAATCTGCCAATATCACGATGTACATGGTATTCCAGAACCAGATTGTGGAACTTATCTTGAACGAGTACAACAGCATCTTTTAA
- the LOC125742930 gene encoding rho GTPase-activating protein 27-like isoform X4 yields MSSTSSQELVLVEYEYEYTARDGMVVSIRPNERYILLGKTNNHWWQVCKDKNTKPFYVPAQYVKEIPSSLPSPLDSILFAGRVTQEQKNMHADVLQWKLNDVTMRVQPSADSGGKPEIRMSTFGIPQDIHDLARSLKDPRLNERRASIPSKDSLQHTKRHSITLDVLPGSQPAADDCYSLPSKPRVPSFNPADPVVRLIQANLANPTVSKDAEQTESPAEDSQQSDLWQKTENVYESIMDTTDAELKTPKQPEKDPPAAPTPVSDPVSIPALIPVPAPVSALLHVPGPASAQANAESSEIAVYVNIEALRKNIHQSPPAPAVLPHQSLDSEGWEVHTDQESGQEYYYNPVTRQTTWENPFAPHTDPEFYLEDLPPPSPTYSPPSADFIDSNWEKIFDESSGCHYFYNHVTKETSWDPPEELPPPSMEPLDTQTFRQDGPPPLPEEDYLDSPQETGLVLTFPKECHFTRNVIPRASLDPGTPPGWTQSVDPDGLLVFTSDITQEQWIKSVDDRGQTYYYLRDGSKSQWNLPELSMTSQLRMGNGVNQEGASVFKNWRHTVDPSQFSSSHDDLKFLPTHKRNVSDHDSDASSSGNSSEQQHHILEKAGILNKTKVSENGKKLRKNWTPSWTVLHGGILTFHKDPKSVPAGSSNKINQIAPEFTVELRGATISRASRDKSSKKNVLELKTRTGAEFLMQYDTESTISDWHRAIAETIQQLELHSYEEEDGDSLRKSVNKPGALVTDPEQKKVRTKLLKFLQKRPTLQSVKEKGYIKDNVFGCPLVTLCAQERTTIPRFVEKCINAVEKRGLDIDGLYRVSGNLAVIQKLRHKADHDELDLEDGQWEDVHVITGALKLFFRELPEPLFPYSYFNNFIAAIKISDYNEKVAYMSQLVKSLPAPNHDTMELLFSHLRRVIEYGEANRMSVQNVAIVFGPTLLKPETESANITMYMVFQNQIVELILNEYNSIF; encoded by the exons ATGTCCAGTACATCCAGCCAGGAACTGGTGCTGGTGGAATATGAGTATGAATACACGGCCAGAGATGGCATGGTAGTGTCCATCAGGCCAAACGAGCGATACATCTTACTTGGCAAAACCAACAACCACTGGTGGCAGGTTTGCAAGGACAAGAACACCAAACCCTTCTATGTCCCAGCCCAGTATGTCAAGGAGATCCCATCCAGCCTTCCATCACCACTGGACAGTATCCTCTTTGCTGGCCGGGTAACCCAGGAGCAAAAGAATATGCATGCGGATGTGCTTCAGTGGAAGCTTAATGATGTCACCATGCGAGTACAACCGTCTGCAGACTCCGGCGGGAAACCCGAGATACGCATGTCAACGTTCGGCATCCCCCAAGACATCCATGACTTAGCACGCAGTCTTAAAGACCCCAGGCTAAATGAGAGAAGAGCCTCAATCCCCTCTAAAGACAGTTTGCAGCATACGAAGAGGCATAGTATCACCCTGGATGTTTTACCTGGGTCCCAGCCGGCGGCAGATGACTGTTACAGTCTTCCCTCAAAGCCCCGGGTGCCCAGTTTCAACCCAGCAGACCCCGTTGTAAGACTCATACAGGCAAATCTGGCAAATCCAACCGTTAGTAAAGACGCTGAGCAGACAGAATCACCAGCAGAGGACAGCCAACAGTCTGACTTATGGCAGAAGACTGAGAATGTTTATGAATCAATAATGGACACTACGGACGCTGAATTAAAGACCCCAAAGCAGCCTGAAAAGGACCCCCCTGCAGCTCCCACTCCAGTGTCTGATCCAGTTTCCATTCCAGCTTTGATTCCAGTTCCTGCTCCCGTTTCAGCTCTCTTACACGTTCCAGGCCCTGCTTCTGCACAG GCTAATGCTGAGAGCTCAGAGATTGCAGTTTACGTCAACATAGAGGCACTCCGGAAGAACATCCACCAATCACCCCCCGCACCTGCCGTGCTTCCACACCAGTCCCTGGACTCCGAGGGATGGGAGGTACACACTGACCAGGAGAGCGGACAAGAATATTATTACAACCCTGTAACTAGACAGACCACCTGGGAAAATCCCTTTGCCCCTCACACGGACCCTGAGTTCTACCTAGAGGATCTTCCCCCACCCTCGCCGACCTACTCCCCTCCCTCAGCTGATTTTATAGACTCCAACTGGGAGAAGATATTTGATGAGAGCAGCGGTTGCCACTATTTCTACAACCACGTGACTAAGGAGACGTCTTGGGATCCCCCAGAAGAGCTTCCTCCTCCTTCCATGGAACCACTGGATACGCAAACGTTCAGGCAGGATGGGCCC CCCCCACTACCTGAGGAGGATTATCTTGACAGTCCCCAGGAGACCGGGCTGGTGTTGACCTTTCCTAAAGAATGTCATTTCACCCGAAATGTCATCCCACGAGCCAGCTTGGACCCTGGCACTCCTCCGGGCTGGACGCAGTCTGTGGACCCAGATGGCCTGCTGGTCTTCACCAGCGATATCACGCAGGAACAG TGGATCAAGTCTGTGGATGACAGGGGTCAGACCTACTACTACCTAAGGGATGGATCCAAATCTCAATGGAACTTGCCGGAG CTTTCTATGACCAGCCAGCTCAGGATGGGGAATGGCGTGAATCAGGAGGGTGCGTCAGTGTTCAAGAACTGGAGGCACACAGTGGACCCGTCCCAGTTCAGCTCATCACATGACGACTTG AAGTTCCTCCCGACTCACAAGAGGAACGTCTCTGATCATGACAGCGATGCATCCAGTTCAGGAAATTCCTCTGAGCAGCAGCATCAT atTTTAGAAAAGGCTGGAATTCTCAACAAAACCAAGGTCTCTGAGAATGGGAAAAAGTTAAG GAAAAACTGGACTCCGTCTTGGACTGTACTTCATGGGGGAATTCTGACTTTTCACAAAGACCCTAAATCTGTCCCAGCAGGATCCTCG AACAAGATAAATCAAATAGCCCCTGAGTTCACCGTGGAGCTACGAGGGGCGACGATATCCAGGGCTTCGAGAGACAAGTCCAGCAAGAAAAATGTCCTGGAG CTGAAGACGCGGACGGGGGCTGAGTTTCTGATGCAGTATGACACCGAAAGCACCATCAGCGACTGGCATAGGGCAATTGCAGAAACAATTCAACAGCTG GAGTTGCACTCCTATGAAGAAGAGGACGGGGATAGCTTGAGAAAGTCTG TCAACAAGCCAGGTGCTCTGGTCACAGATCCAGAGCAGAAGAAAGTGCGAACAAAACTCCTCAAATTCTTGCAGAAACGACCCACACTGCAGTCCGTCAAGGAGAAGGGTTATATCAAAG ATAATGTATTTGGATGCCCTTTGGTGACGCTGTGTGCCCAGGAGAGAACCACTATCCCCAGATTTGTAGAAAAGTGCATTAATGCAGTGGAAAAAAGAG GTTTGGACATTGATGGACTTTATCGAGTTAGCGGGAACCTCGCCGTCATTCAGAAGCTGCGACACAAGGCAGATCACG ACGAACTAGACCTGGAGGATGGGCAGTGGGAGGACGTTCATGTCATCACTGGTGCTCTGAAGCTCTTCTTCCGAGAGCTGCCTGAGCCTCTCTTCCCTTACAGTTATTTTAACAACTTCATCGCAGCCATCA AAATTTCTGATTACAACGAGAAGGTAGCCTACATGTCTCAGCTAGTGAAATCTCTCCCTGCACCCAACCATGATACAATGGAGCTTCTCTTTAGCCATTTACGCAG AGTTATTGAATACGGGGAGGCGAACCGCATGTCAGTTCAGAACGTGGCCATCGTCTTCGGACCCACGCTGCTGAAACCTGAGACGGAATCTGCCAATATCACGATGTACATGGTATTCCAGAACCAGATTGTGGAACTTATCTTGAACGAGTACAACAGCATCTTTTAA